A stretch of Henckelia pumila isolate YLH828 chromosome 4, ASM3356847v2, whole genome shotgun sequence DNA encodes these proteins:
- the LOC140866571 gene encoding uncharacterized protein isoform X1, with the protein MMSHCIVPDWNSRSKQRQQEIEGHEDDHQRNNTNIISSQVQQSPPNLSFIVPMSISHEVGELAWDNYDKQQVLPLHGHGGIQIPPLTKPWGSTRTGDTLESLVHQATFSSTTQLRHRGDLGPTYSASIPTSSTGKWVVGSSKSASSSGVKWRENSAHIDMAGQNLAANISSMTASSAGKWRENSTSHMQMEPNDHHGVKIGSMPTYSGLKISSTGDYSGGKRAENSSSGLVGKRIRSEPEKYPGKICFQVEERGSSAGGGVGASANFCKENTDTTMMTWASFESAPSMKTPRNVDDDSACQDFSDEEFENKEESARSQSSARRSRAGVVHNQSERRRRDRINEKMKALQKLVPNANKTDKASMLDEVIQYLKQLQAQVQMLSNARAMPPQMVMPLGMQQQLHMSLLGRMGMGMGMGMESVGMGIVDVNNLTRNMPQPFTSLLHGATPLSSTAPSFVSPPFSVPSLIPPLAQLKANVNTADINRSMPDFNNSYGTFFAQQSMNMDFYNRMASFYRQQAIQPASKKPDSLSRQNNVQGD; encoded by the exons ATGATGAGTCATTGTATAGTACCTGATTGGAATTCAAGATCAAAACAAAGGCAACAAGAAATTGAAGGTCATGAAGATGATCATCAGAGGAACAATACAAACATTATATCCTCCCAAGTACAACAATCTCCTCCAAACCTCAGTTTTATTGTTCCCAT GTCTATAAGCCATGAAGTAGGAGAGTTAGCATGGGACAATTACGACAAGCAACAAGTACTGCCCTTGCATGGGCATGGAGGGATCCAGATCCCTCCCCTGACAAAGCCATGGGGCAGTACTAGGACGGGTGACACCCTCGAATCGCTAGTTCATCAAGCTACATTCAGCAGCACCACACAATTACGCCACCGAGGGGATTTAGGCCCGACATATTCGGCCTCAATCCCCACATCTTCGACAGGAAAATGGGTCGTTGGAAGCTCCAAATCCGCATCATCTTCCGGTGTAAAATGGAGGGAAAACTCCGCCCATATCGACATGGCCGGGCAGAACCTCGCAGCGAATATAAGCTCCATGACAGCATCCTCAGCTGGAAAGTGGAGGGAAAACAGTACTTCCCATATGCAAATGGAGCCAAATGATCATCATGGGGTAAAAATAGGGTCCATGCCTACATATTCCGGGCTTAAAATAAGCTCCACGGGGGACTACTCCGGGGGAAAGAGGGCGGAGAACTCGAGCTCGGGTTTGGTAGGTAAGCGGATAAGATCCGAACCCGAAAAATATCCGGGAAAAATTTGTTTTCAGGTGGAAGAAAGGGGATCATCAGCAGGTGGGGGTGTAGGTGCAAGTGCAAATTTCTGCAAAGAGAATACAGACACAACCATGATGACTTGGGCTTCATTTGAATCAGCTCCAAGCATGAAAACTCCAAGAAATGTCGACGATGATTCCGCATGTCAAGATTTCTcg GATgaggaattcgaaaataaaGAGGAAAGCGCTCGATCCCAGTCATCAGCAAGACGCAGCCGTGCTGGTGTGGTACACAATCAGTCGGAACGg AGACGTAGAGACAGGATCAACGAGAAGATGAAGGCTCTGCAGAAGTTGGTGCCTAATGCCAACAAG ACTGACAAAGCATCGATGCTAGATGAGGTAATCCAGTACTTAAAACAACTCCAAGCACAAGTTCAAATGCTGAGCAACGCAAGAGCCATGCCACCCCAAATGGTAATGCCTTTGGGGATGCAACAACAACTTCATATGTCTCTTTTGGGACGAATGGGAATGGGTATGGGAATGGGAATGGAGTCGGTTGGCATGGGAATCGTCGATGTCAACAATCTGACGCGAAACATGCCCCAACCTTTTACGTCCCTCCTCCACGGAGCCACGCCTCTCAGCAGTACCGCCCCATCATTTGTATCACCACCCTTCTCCGTGCCTTCTCTAATTCCCCCTCTCGCTCAATTGAAAGCCAACGTTAATACCGCCGATATCAATAGATCTATGCCTGATTTCAACAACTCTTACGGGACATTTTTCGCACAA CAATCTATGAACATGGATTTCTACAACAGAATGGCGAGTTTCTATAGGCAACAGGCCATCCAGCCGGCCTCCAAGAAACCTGATAGCTTGTCACGCCAAAACAATGTACAAGGAGATTAA
- the LOC140866571 gene encoding transcription factor PIF7-like isoform X2, which produces MKMIIRGTIQTLYPPKSISHEVGELAWDNYDKQQVLPLHGHGGIQIPPLTKPWGSTRTGDTLESLVHQATFSSTTQLRHRGDLGPTYSASIPTSSTGKWVVGSSKSASSSGVKWRENSAHIDMAGQNLAANISSMTASSAGKWRENSTSHMQMEPNDHHGVKIGSMPTYSGLKISSTGDYSGGKRAENSSSGLVGKRIRSEPEKYPGKICFQVEERGSSAGGGVGASANFCKENTDTTMMTWASFESAPSMKTPRNVDDDSACQDFSDEEFENKEESARSQSSARRSRAGVVHNQSERRRRDRINEKMKALQKLVPNANKTDKASMLDEVIQYLKQLQAQVQMLSNARAMPPQMVMPLGMQQQLHMSLLGRMGMGMGMGMESVGMGIVDVNNLTRNMPQPFTSLLHGATPLSSTAPSFVSPPFSVPSLIPPLAQLKANVNTADINRSMPDFNNSYGTFFAQQSMNMDFYNRMASFYRQQAIQPASKKPDSLSRQNNVQGD; this is translated from the exons ATGAAGATGATCATCAGAGGAACAATACAAACATTATATCCTCCCAA GTCTATAAGCCATGAAGTAGGAGAGTTAGCATGGGACAATTACGACAAGCAACAAGTACTGCCCTTGCATGGGCATGGAGGGATCCAGATCCCTCCCCTGACAAAGCCATGGGGCAGTACTAGGACGGGTGACACCCTCGAATCGCTAGTTCATCAAGCTACATTCAGCAGCACCACACAATTACGCCACCGAGGGGATTTAGGCCCGACATATTCGGCCTCAATCCCCACATCTTCGACAGGAAAATGGGTCGTTGGAAGCTCCAAATCCGCATCATCTTCCGGTGTAAAATGGAGGGAAAACTCCGCCCATATCGACATGGCCGGGCAGAACCTCGCAGCGAATATAAGCTCCATGACAGCATCCTCAGCTGGAAAGTGGAGGGAAAACAGTACTTCCCATATGCAAATGGAGCCAAATGATCATCATGGGGTAAAAATAGGGTCCATGCCTACATATTCCGGGCTTAAAATAAGCTCCACGGGGGACTACTCCGGGGGAAAGAGGGCGGAGAACTCGAGCTCGGGTTTGGTAGGTAAGCGGATAAGATCCGAACCCGAAAAATATCCGGGAAAAATTTGTTTTCAGGTGGAAGAAAGGGGATCATCAGCAGGTGGGGGTGTAGGTGCAAGTGCAAATTTCTGCAAAGAGAATACAGACACAACCATGATGACTTGGGCTTCATTTGAATCAGCTCCAAGCATGAAAACTCCAAGAAATGTCGACGATGATTCCGCATGTCAAGATTTCTcg GATgaggaattcgaaaataaaGAGGAAAGCGCTCGATCCCAGTCATCAGCAAGACGCAGCCGTGCTGGTGTGGTACACAATCAGTCGGAACGg AGACGTAGAGACAGGATCAACGAGAAGATGAAGGCTCTGCAGAAGTTGGTGCCTAATGCCAACAAG ACTGACAAAGCATCGATGCTAGATGAGGTAATCCAGTACTTAAAACAACTCCAAGCACAAGTTCAAATGCTGAGCAACGCAAGAGCCATGCCACCCCAAATGGTAATGCCTTTGGGGATGCAACAACAACTTCATATGTCTCTTTTGGGACGAATGGGAATGGGTATGGGAATGGGAATGGAGTCGGTTGGCATGGGAATCGTCGATGTCAACAATCTGACGCGAAACATGCCCCAACCTTTTACGTCCCTCCTCCACGGAGCCACGCCTCTCAGCAGTACCGCCCCATCATTTGTATCACCACCCTTCTCCGTGCCTTCTCTAATTCCCCCTCTCGCTCAATTGAAAGCCAACGTTAATACCGCCGATATCAATAGATCTATGCCTGATTTCAACAACTCTTACGGGACATTTTTCGCACAA CAATCTATGAACATGGATTTCTACAACAGAATGGCGAGTTTCTATAGGCAACAGGCCATCCAGCCGGCCTCCAAGAAACCTGATAGCTTGTCACGCCAAAACAATGTACAAGGAGATTAA